The Homo sapiens chromosome 5, GRCh38.p14 Primary Assembly genome includes a window with the following:
- the SETD9 gene encoding SET domain-containing protein 9 isoform 2 (isoform 2 is encoded by transcript variant 2): MPGRLLRGLWQRWRRYKYRFVPWIALNLSHNPRTLRYVPEESKDKVISDEDVLGTLLKVFQALFLNDFNKQSEILSMLPESVKSKYQDLLAVEHQGVKLLENRHQQQSTFKPEEILYKTLGFSVAQATSSLISAGKGVFVTKGLVPKGAVVSMYPGTVYQKYEPIFFQSIGNPFIFRCLDGVLIDGNDKGISKVVYRSCNGRDRLGPLKMSDSTWLTSEIHNPLAVGQYVNNCSNDRAANVCYQEFDVPAVFPIELKQYLPNIAYSYDKQR; encoded by the exons ATGCCTGGCCGTCTGCTGCGGGGCCTGTGGCAGCGATGGCGCCGTTACAAGTACCGCTTCGTTCCCTGGATCGCACTGAACCTAAGCCACAACCCGAG GACCCTCCGATATGTTCCAGAGGAATCCAAAGACAAAGTTATCTCAGATGAAGATGTCCTAGGAACATTACTGAAAGTTTTCCAGGCTCTATTCTTAAATGATTTCAATAAACAATCAGAAATCTTGTCTATGCTTCCAGAATCTGTTAAATCAAAATATCAAGACCTACTGGCAGTTGAACATCAAGGGGTGAAACTGCTTGAAAACAGACATCAACAGCAAAGTACCTTTAAACCAGAAGAAATTCTTTACAAGACTTTGGGTTTCAGTGTTGCCCAAGCAACTAGCTCATTGATTTCTGCTGGAAAAGGTGTCTTCGTTACTAAAGGATTGGTACCAAAAGGCGCAGTCGTATCTATGTATCCTG GTACAGTATATCAGAAGTATGAGCCGATCTTTTTCCAGTCCATTGGAAATCCGTTTATTTTTAGATGCCTGGATGGGGTACTCATTGATGGGAATGACAAAGGGATATCAAAAGTTGTGTACAG ATCTTGCAATGGGAGGGATCGACTCGGCCCTTTAAAAATGAGTGATAGTACATGGCTAACGTCAGAAATTCATAACCCTCTGGCTGTGGGACAGTATGTCAACAATTGTTCCAATG ACAGAGCAGCTAATGTCTGTTATCAGGAATTTGATGTGCCTGCAGTTTTCCCTATAGAACTGAAGCAGTATCTTCCAAACATTGCCTACAGCTATGACAAACAAAG
- the SETD9 gene encoding SET domain-containing protein 9 isoform 1 (isoform 1 is encoded by transcript variant 1) — protein sequence MPGRLLRGLWQRWRRYKYRFVPWIALNLSHNPRTLRYVPEESKDKVISDEDVLGTLLKVFQALFLNDFNKQSEILSMLPESVKSKYQDLLAVEHQGVKLLENRHQQQSTFKPEEILYKTLGFSVAQATSSLISAGKGVFVTKGLVPKGAVVSMYPGTVYQKYEPIFFQSIGNPFIFRCLDGVLIDGNDKGISKVVYRSCNGRDRLGPLKMSDSTWLTSEIHNPLAVGQYVNNCSNDRAANVCYQEFDVPAVFPIELKQYLPNIAYSYDKQSPLRCVVLVALRDINQGEELFSNYYTIVS from the exons ATGCCTGGCCGTCTGCTGCGGGGCCTGTGGCAGCGATGGCGCCGTTACAAGTACCGCTTCGTTCCCTGGATCGCACTGAACCTAAGCCACAACCCGAG GACCCTCCGATATGTTCCAGAGGAATCCAAAGACAAAGTTATCTCAGATGAAGATGTCCTAGGAACATTACTGAAAGTTTTCCAGGCTCTATTCTTAAATGATTTCAATAAACAATCAGAAATCTTGTCTATGCTTCCAGAATCTGTTAAATCAAAATATCAAGACCTACTGGCAGTTGAACATCAAGGGGTGAAACTGCTTGAAAACAGACATCAACAGCAAAGTACCTTTAAACCAGAAGAAATTCTTTACAAGACTTTGGGTTTCAGTGTTGCCCAAGCAACTAGCTCATTGATTTCTGCTGGAAAAGGTGTCTTCGTTACTAAAGGATTGGTACCAAAAGGCGCAGTCGTATCTATGTATCCTG GTACAGTATATCAGAAGTATGAGCCGATCTTTTTCCAGTCCATTGGAAATCCGTTTATTTTTAGATGCCTGGATGGGGTACTCATTGATGGGAATGACAAAGGGATATCAAAAGTTGTGTACAG ATCTTGCAATGGGAGGGATCGACTCGGCCCTTTAAAAATGAGTGATAGTACATGGCTAACGTCAGAAATTCATAACCCTCTGGCTGTGGGACAGTATGTCAACAATTGTTCCAATG ACAGAGCAGCTAATGTCTGTTATCAGGAATTTGATGTGCCTGCAGTTTTCCCTATAGAACTGAAGCAGTATCTTCCAAACATTGCCTACAGCTATGACAAACAAAG cCCACTTCGATGTGTTGTTCTTGTCGCACTTAGGGACATCAATCAAGGAGAAGAGCTTTTTTCAAACTACTACACAATTGTCAGCTAA
- the SETD9 gene encoding SET domain-containing protein 9 isoform 4 (isoform 4 is encoded by transcript variant 4), giving the protein MPGRLLRGLWQRWRRYKYRFVPWIALNLSHNPRTLRYVPEESKDKVISDEDVLGTLLKVFQALFLNDFNKQSEILSMLPESVKSKYQDLLAVEHQGVKLLENRHQQQSTFKPEEILYKTLGFSVAQATSSLISAGKGVFVTKGLVPKGAVVSMYPGTVYQKYEPIFFQSIGNPFIFRCLDGVLIDGNDKGISKVVYRSCNGRDRLGPLKMSDSTWLTSEIHNPLAVGQYVNNCSNGKKASWGCEMRYING; this is encoded by the exons ATGCCTGGCCGTCTGCTGCGGGGCCTGTGGCAGCGATGGCGCCGTTACAAGTACCGCTTCGTTCCCTGGATCGCACTGAACCTAAGCCACAACCCGAG GACCCTCCGATATGTTCCAGAGGAATCCAAAGACAAAGTTATCTCAGATGAAGATGTCCTAGGAACATTACTGAAAGTTTTCCAGGCTCTATTCTTAAATGATTTCAATAAACAATCAGAAATCTTGTCTATGCTTCCAGAATCTGTTAAATCAAAATATCAAGACCTACTGGCAGTTGAACATCAAGGGGTGAAACTGCTTGAAAACAGACATCAACAGCAAAGTACCTTTAAACCAGAAGAAATTCTTTACAAGACTTTGGGTTTCAGTGTTGCCCAAGCAACTAGCTCATTGATTTCTGCTGGAAAAGGTGTCTTCGTTACTAAAGGATTGGTACCAAAAGGCGCAGTCGTATCTATGTATCCTG GTACAGTATATCAGAAGTATGAGCCGATCTTTTTCCAGTCCATTGGAAATCCGTTTATTTTTAGATGCCTGGATGGGGTACTCATTGATGGGAATGACAAAGGGATATCAAAAGTTGTGTACAG ATCTTGCAATGGGAGGGATCGACTCGGCCCTTTAAAAATGAGTGATAGTACATGGCTAACGTCAGAAATTCATAACCCTCTGGCTGTGGGACAGTATGTCAACAATTGTTCCAATGGTAAGAAGGCATCATGGGGCTGTGAGATGAGATATATCAATGGCTAA
- the SETD9 gene encoding SET domain-containing protein 9 isoform 3 (isoform 3 is encoded by transcript variant 3) has translation MVGFGLGTLRYVPEESKDKVISDEDVLGTLLKVFQALFLNDFNKQSEILSMLPESVKSKYQDLLAVEHQGVKLLENRHQQQSTFKPEEILYKTLGFSVAQATSSLISAGKGVFVTKGLVPKGAVVSMYPGTVYQKYEPIFFQSIGNPFIFRCLDGVLIDGNDKGISKVVYRSCNGRDRLGPLKMSDSTWLTSEIHNPLAVGQYVNNCSNDRAANVCYQEFDVPAVFPIELKQYLPNIAYSYDKQSPLRCVVLVALRDINQGEELFSNYYTIVS, from the exons ATGGTGGGTTTCGGATTGGG GACCCTCCGATATGTTCCAGAGGAATCCAAAGACAAAGTTATCTCAGATGAAGATGTCCTAGGAACATTACTGAAAGTTTTCCAGGCTCTATTCTTAAATGATTTCAATAAACAATCAGAAATCTTGTCTATGCTTCCAGAATCTGTTAAATCAAAATATCAAGACCTACTGGCAGTTGAACATCAAGGGGTGAAACTGCTTGAAAACAGACATCAACAGCAAAGTACCTTTAAACCAGAAGAAATTCTTTACAAGACTTTGGGTTTCAGTGTTGCCCAAGCAACTAGCTCATTGATTTCTGCTGGAAAAGGTGTCTTCGTTACTAAAGGATTGGTACCAAAAGGCGCAGTCGTATCTATGTATCCTG GTACAGTATATCAGAAGTATGAGCCGATCTTTTTCCAGTCCATTGGAAATCCGTTTATTTTTAGATGCCTGGATGGGGTACTCATTGATGGGAATGACAAAGGGATATCAAAAGTTGTGTACAG ATCTTGCAATGGGAGGGATCGACTCGGCCCTTTAAAAATGAGTGATAGTACATGGCTAACGTCAGAAATTCATAACCCTCTGGCTGTGGGACAGTATGTCAACAATTGTTCCAATG ACAGAGCAGCTAATGTCTGTTATCAGGAATTTGATGTGCCTGCAGTTTTCCCTATAGAACTGAAGCAGTATCTTCCAAACATTGCCTACAGCTATGACAAACAAAG cCCACTTCGATGTGTTGTTCTTGTCGCACTTAGGGACATCAATCAAGGAGAAGAGCTTTTTTCAAACTACTACACAATTGTCAGCTAA
- the SETD9 gene encoding SET domain-containing protein 9 isoform 5 (isoform 5 is encoded by transcript variant 5), protein MVGFGLGTLRYVPEESKDKVISDEDVLGTLLKVFQALFLNDFNKQSEILSMLPESVKSKYQDLLAVEHQGVKLLENRHQQQSTFKPEEILYKTLGFSVAQATSSLISAGKGVFVTKGLVPKGAVVSMYPGTVYQKYEPIFFQSIGNPFIFRCLDGVLIDGNDKGISKVVYRSCNGRDRLGPLKMSDSTWLTSEIHNPLAVGQYVNNCSNGKKASWGCEMRYING, encoded by the exons ATGGTGGGTTTCGGATTGGG GACCCTCCGATATGTTCCAGAGGAATCCAAAGACAAAGTTATCTCAGATGAAGATGTCCTAGGAACATTACTGAAAGTTTTCCAGGCTCTATTCTTAAATGATTTCAATAAACAATCAGAAATCTTGTCTATGCTTCCAGAATCTGTTAAATCAAAATATCAAGACCTACTGGCAGTTGAACATCAAGGGGTGAAACTGCTTGAAAACAGACATCAACAGCAAAGTACCTTTAAACCAGAAGAAATTCTTTACAAGACTTTGGGTTTCAGTGTTGCCCAAGCAACTAGCTCATTGATTTCTGCTGGAAAAGGTGTCTTCGTTACTAAAGGATTGGTACCAAAAGGCGCAGTCGTATCTATGTATCCTG GTACAGTATATCAGAAGTATGAGCCGATCTTTTTCCAGTCCATTGGAAATCCGTTTATTTTTAGATGCCTGGATGGGGTACTCATTGATGGGAATGACAAAGGGATATCAAAAGTTGTGTACAG ATCTTGCAATGGGAGGGATCGACTCGGCCCTTTAAAAATGAGTGATAGTACATGGCTAACGTCAGAAATTCATAACCCTCTGGCTGTGGGACAGTATGTCAACAATTGTTCCAATGGTAAGAAGGCATCATGGGGCTGTGAGATGAGATATATCAATGGCTAA
- the SETD9 gene encoding SET domain-containing protein 9 isoform X1, protein MTLRYVPEESKDKVISDEDVLGTLLKVFQALFLNDFNKQSEILSMLPESVKSKYQDLLAVEHQGVKLLENRHQQQSTFKPEEILYKTLGFSVAQATSSLISAGKGVFVTKGLVPKGAVVSMYPGTVYQKYEPIFFQSIGNPFIFRCLDGVLIDGNDKGISKVVYRSCNGRDRLGPLKMSDSTWLTSEIHNPLAVGQYVNNCSNDRAANVCYQEFDVPAVFPIELKQYLPNIAYSYDKQSPLRCVVLVALRDINQGEELFSNYYTIVS, encoded by the exons AT GACCCTCCGATATGTTCCAGAGGAATCCAAAGACAAAGTTATCTCAGATGAAGATGTCCTAGGAACATTACTGAAAGTTTTCCAGGCTCTATTCTTAAATGATTTCAATAAACAATCAGAAATCTTGTCTATGCTTCCAGAATCTGTTAAATCAAAATATCAAGACCTACTGGCAGTTGAACATCAAGGGGTGAAACTGCTTGAAAACAGACATCAACAGCAAAGTACCTTTAAACCAGAAGAAATTCTTTACAAGACTTTGGGTTTCAGTGTTGCCCAAGCAACTAGCTCATTGATTTCTGCTGGAAAAGGTGTCTTCGTTACTAAAGGATTGGTACCAAAAGGCGCAGTCGTATCTATGTATCCTG GTACAGTATATCAGAAGTATGAGCCGATCTTTTTCCAGTCCATTGGAAATCCGTTTATTTTTAGATGCCTGGATGGGGTACTCATTGATGGGAATGACAAAGGGATATCAAAAGTTGTGTACAG ATCTTGCAATGGGAGGGATCGACTCGGCCCTTTAAAAATGAGTGATAGTACATGGCTAACGTCAGAAATTCATAACCCTCTGGCTGTGGGACAGTATGTCAACAATTGTTCCAATG ACAGAGCAGCTAATGTCTGTTATCAGGAATTTGATGTGCCTGCAGTTTTCCCTATAGAACTGAAGCAGTATCTTCCAAACATTGCCTACAGCTATGACAAACAAAG cCCACTTCGATGTGTTGTTCTTGTCGCACTTAGGGACATCAATCAAGGAGAAGAGCTTTTTTCAAACTACTACACAATTGTCAGCTAA
- the SETD9 gene encoding SET domain-containing protein 9 isoform X2 — MLPESVKSKYQDLLAVEHQGVKLLENRHQQQSTFKPEEILYKTLGFSVAQATSSLISAGKGVFVTKGLVPKGAVVSMYPGTVYQKYEPIFFQSIGNPFIFRCLDGVLIDGNDKGISKVVYRSCNGRDRLGPLKMSDSTWLTSEIHNPLAVGQYVNNCSNDRAANVCYQEFDVPAVFPIELKQYLPNIAYSYDKQSPLRCVVLVALRDINQGEELFSNYYTIVS, encoded by the exons ATGCTTCCAGAATCTGTTAAATCAAAATATCAAGACCTACTGGCAGTTGAACATCAAGGGGTGAAACTGCTTGAAAACAGACATCAACAGCAAAGTACCTTTAAACCAGAAGAAATTCTTTACAAGACTTTGGGTTTCAGTGTTGCCCAAGCAACTAGCTCATTGATTTCTGCTGGAAAAGGTGTCTTCGTTACTAAAGGATTGGTACCAAAAGGCGCAGTCGTATCTATGTATCCTG GTACAGTATATCAGAAGTATGAGCCGATCTTTTTCCAGTCCATTGGAAATCCGTTTATTTTTAGATGCCTGGATGGGGTACTCATTGATGGGAATGACAAAGGGATATCAAAAGTTGTGTACAG ATCTTGCAATGGGAGGGATCGACTCGGCCCTTTAAAAATGAGTGATAGTACATGGCTAACGTCAGAAATTCATAACCCTCTGGCTGTGGGACAGTATGTCAACAATTGTTCCAATG ACAGAGCAGCTAATGTCTGTTATCAGGAATTTGATGTGCCTGCAGTTTTCCCTATAGAACTGAAGCAGTATCTTCCAAACATTGCCTACAGCTATGACAAACAAAG cCCACTTCGATGTGTTGTTCTTGTCGCACTTAGGGACATCAATCAAGGAGAAGAGCTTTTTTCAAACTACTACACAATTGTCAGCTAA
- the SETD9 gene encoding SET domain-containing protein 9 isoform 6 (isoform 6 is encoded by transcript variant 6), giving the protein MYPGTVYQKYEPIFFQSIGNPFIFRCLDGVLIDGNDKGISKVVYRSCNGRDRLGPLKMSDSTWLTSEIHNPLAVGQYVNNCSNDRAANVCYQEFDVPAVFPIELKQYLPNIAYSYDKQSPLRCVVLVALRDINQGEELFSNYYTIVS; this is encoded by the exons ATGTATCCTG GTACAGTATATCAGAAGTATGAGCCGATCTTTTTCCAGTCCATTGGAAATCCGTTTATTTTTAGATGCCTGGATGGGGTACTCATTGATGGGAATGACAAAGGGATATCAAAAGTTGTGTACAG ATCTTGCAATGGGAGGGATCGACTCGGCCCTTTAAAAATGAGTGATAGTACATGGCTAACGTCAGAAATTCATAACCCTCTGGCTGTGGGACAGTATGTCAACAATTGTTCCAATG ACAGAGCAGCTAATGTCTGTTATCAGGAATTTGATGTGCCTGCAGTTTTCCCTATAGAACTGAAGCAGTATCTTCCAAACATTGCCTACAGCTATGACAAACAAAG cCCACTTCGATGTGTTGTTCTTGTCGCACTTAGGGACATCAATCAAGGAGAAGAGCTTTTTTCAAACTACTACACAATTGTCAGCTAA
- the SETD9 gene encoding SET domain-containing protein 9 isoform X3, with protein MKTFLPFLHLESTVYQKYEPIFFQSIGNPFIFRCLDGVLIDGNDKGISKVVYRSCNGRDRLGPLKMSDSTWLTSEIHNPLAVGQYVNNCSNDRAANVCYQEFDVPAVFPIELKQYLPNIAYSYDKQSPLRCVVLVALRDINQGEELFSNYYTIVS; from the exons ATGAAGACCTTCCTGCCCTTTCTACACTTGGAAA GTACAGTATATCAGAAGTATGAGCCGATCTTTTTCCAGTCCATTGGAAATCCGTTTATTTTTAGATGCCTGGATGGGGTACTCATTGATGGGAATGACAAAGGGATATCAAAAGTTGTGTACAG ATCTTGCAATGGGAGGGATCGACTCGGCCCTTTAAAAATGAGTGATAGTACATGGCTAACGTCAGAAATTCATAACCCTCTGGCTGTGGGACAGTATGTCAACAATTGTTCCAATG ACAGAGCAGCTAATGTCTGTTATCAGGAATTTGATGTGCCTGCAGTTTTCCCTATAGAACTGAAGCAGTATCTTCCAAACATTGCCTACAGCTATGACAAACAAAG cCCACTTCGATGTGTTGTTCTTGTCGCACTTAGGGACATCAATCAAGGAGAAGAGCTTTTTTCAAACTACTACACAATTGTCAGCTAA